The following coding sequences lie in one uncultured Cohaesibacter sp. genomic window:
- a CDS encoding DUF4169 family protein, whose protein sequence is MAEIINLRQARKNKARQDKERKAETNRAAFGRTKAEKQKQKHEADKLERHLDGHQLDKSPPDEDKT, encoded by the coding sequence ATGGCTGAGATCATCAATCTGCGGCAGGCGCGCAAAAACAAGGCGCGTCAGGACAAGGAACGCAAGGCCGAGACCAATCGCGCCGCGTTCGGTCGCACCAAAGCCGAAAAGCAGAAGCAGAAGCATGAAGCCGACAAACTCGAGCGTCATCTCGACGGCCATCAGCTCGACAAGAGTCCGCCTGATGAAGACAAGACATAA
- a CDS encoding ClpXP protease specificity-enhancing factor SspB, with the protein MSEDLIRYDILAQDALRGVVKTVLTEVARTGLPGDHHFYITFNTQAPGVRLSPRLLEKYPEDMTIVLQHQFWDLQANEQAIEIGLSFDGIPEKLYIPYTAIITFIDPSVHFSLQFEVDTAFDEDDVDFDTDGLPDEDIVLTVLDPTIDPADEINALLESAEQEAELQKLDGEDAVEEDGETPDKTEGAEVVSLDAFRKK; encoded by the coding sequence ATGAGCGAAGACCTGATCAGGTATGACATCCTTGCACAGGATGCATTGCGGGGTGTCGTCAAGACGGTTCTGACCGAAGTGGCCCGCACGGGCCTTCCCGGTGACCACCATTTCTACATCACCTTCAATACCCAGGCACCGGGCGTTCGTCTCTCGCCGAGACTTCTGGAAAAATATCCCGAAGACATGACCATCGTTCTGCAGCACCAGTTCTGGGACCTGCAGGCCAACGAACAGGCCATCGAGATCGGCCTGTCCTTCGACGGCATACCGGAAAAACTCTACATCCCTTACACCGCGATCATCACCTTCATCGACCCCAGCGTCCATTTCTCGCTGCAGTTCGAAGTCGACACCGCGTTTGATGAGGATGACGTGGACTTTGACACTGACGGCCTACCGGATGAAGACATCGTGCTGACGGTATTGGATCCGACCATCGATCCAGCCGATGAGATCAATGCGCTGCTCGAAAGTGCTGAACAGGAAGCCGAACTCCAGAAACTGGACGGCGAAGACGCAGTAGAAGAAGACGGCGAGACCCCTGACAAGACCGAAGGGGCTGAAGTGGTTTCTCTGGACGCCTTTCGCAAGAAATAG
- a CDS encoding thymidylate synthase, with the protein MQAYLDLMQHILDNGVDKGDRTGTGTRSVFGYQMRFDLAEGFPLLTTKKLHLRSIIHELLWFLSGDTNIRYLKDNKVRIWDEWADENGDLGPVYGHQWRSWPGRNGATIDQIAQLIDQIRTNPDSRRLMVTAWNPADVERMALPPCHCLFQFYVANGKLSCQLYQRSADVFLGVPFNIASYALLTMMVAQVCDLEPGDFVHSFGDTHLYSNHFEQARLQLTRAPRPLPTMRLNPERKDLFSFVYEDFELSNYDPHPHIAGAVAV; encoded by the coding sequence ATGCAGGCTTACCTCGACTTGATGCAGCATATTCTCGACAATGGCGTCGATAAGGGTGATCGCACCGGCACCGGTACACGCTCGGTCTTTGGCTATCAGATGCGGTTTGATCTGGCCGAGGGCTTTCCCCTCCTGACGACCAAGAAGCTGCATTTGCGCTCGATCATTCACGAGCTGCTGTGGTTCCTGTCCGGAGACACCAACATTCGGTATCTCAAGGACAACAAGGTCCGGATCTGGGATGAATGGGCCGACGAGAATGGGGATTTGGGGCCGGTTTATGGCCACCAGTGGCGGTCTTGGCCGGGGCGGAATGGGGCGACGATTGACCAGATTGCGCAGCTCATCGATCAGATCAGGACCAATCCGGACAGCCGCAGACTGATGGTCACCGCGTGGAACCCTGCAGACGTGGAACGCATGGCGCTGCCGCCGTGCCACTGTCTGTTCCAGTTCTATGTCGCCAACGGCAAGCTCTCCTGCCAGCTCTATCAGCGTTCGGCCGACGTGTTCCTCGGGGTGCCGTTCAACATCGCTTCTTACGCGTTGTTGACGATGATGGTTGCTCAGGTCTGTGATCTGGAGCCGGGTGACTTCGTGCACAGCTTTGGCGACACGCACCTCTATTCGAACCATTTCGAGCAGGCGCGGCTGCAGTTGACCCGCGCGCCGCGCCCGTTGCCGACTATGCGCCTCAATCCCGAGCGTAAGGATCTGTTCTCGTTCGTCTATGAGGATTTCGAGCTATCGAATTATGATCCGCATCCGCATATTGCGGGCGCTGTGGCGGTGTGA
- a CDS encoding FAD-linked oxidase C-terminal domain-containing protein, which yields MGIEPHFSRTTEQAAVERVCEKLKDRFGERFMTGQAVREQHGHTTTYLKGEWPDGVVMANSTEEVSEVVTICNEENVPVIPFGSGSSLEGHLNAPYGGISIDLSGMNEILAVHAEDLNCTVQAGVTRSQLNDYLRDTGLFFPIDPGADASIGGMAATRASGTNAVRYGTMRETVVSLKAVMSDGTIIETASHAKKSAAGYDLTRLLVGSEGTLGVITEITLKLSGIPQSIAGGICNFEDLESACNAVIMIIQCGIPVARIELLDSVQVKACNLYSKLDLAERPTLLVEFHGTEGSVAEQVELFGEIIAEYGGSDFEATTKPEDRTKLWTARHNAFWAGVGLRPGCKGLSTDACVPISRLAECVTETQKDIEDSGLIGPIVGHVGDGNFHVLLVLDPDNADEIESAEAFLQRLAKRSISMGGTCTGEHGVGQGKMKYMLEEFGPALRYMAAIKLAFDPNNIMNPGKIVPKFD from the coding sequence ATGGGAATTGAACCGCATTTCAGCCGTACGACCGAACAGGCGGCAGTCGAGCGTGTCTGCGAGAAGCTGAAGGATCGTTTCGGCGAGCGTTTCATGACCGGGCAGGCCGTTCGCGAACAGCATGGACACACGACCACCTACCTCAAGGGCGAGTGGCCGGACGGTGTCGTCATGGCCAACAGCACCGAGGAAGTCTCCGAAGTTGTCACGATTTGCAATGAAGAGAATGTTCCCGTGATCCCCTTCGGCTCGGGGTCTTCGCTTGAGGGCCATCTCAATGCGCCCTATGGCGGCATCTCCATCGATCTTTCCGGCATGAACGAAATTCTCGCGGTCCATGCGGAGGATCTCAACTGCACGGTTCAGGCAGGCGTCACGCGCAGCCAACTCAACGATTATCTGCGTGATACCGGGCTGTTCTTCCCCATCGATCCGGGTGCGGATGCCTCCATCGGCGGCATGGCAGCAACCCGGGCGTCGGGCACCAATGCCGTGCGCTATGGCACCATGCGCGAGACGGTCGTCTCCCTGAAGGCGGTCATGTCCGATGGCACCATCATCGAAACCGCAAGTCACGCCAAGAAGAGTGCTGCCGGGTATGATCTCACTCGCCTGCTGGTCGGCTCGGAAGGCACGCTCGGGGTGATCACGGAAATTACCTTGAAGCTCTCTGGTATTCCCCAGTCGATTGCTGGCGGGATCTGCAATTTCGAGGATCTGGAAAGCGCCTGCAATGCGGTGATCATGATCATTCAGTGCGGCATCCCGGTGGCCCGCATCGAATTGCTCGACAGCGTTCAGGTCAAGGCTTGCAACCTCTACTCCAAACTCGATCTGGCGGAGCGGCCGACCTTGCTGGTGGAATTCCATGGCACGGAAGGCAGTGTGGCCGAACAGGTCGAACTGTTTGGCGAGATCATTGCCGAATATGGCGGGTCCGACTTCGAGGCGACCACCAAGCCGGAGGACCGAACGAAGCTCTGGACTGCACGTCACAATGCCTTTTGGGCAGGGGTTGGCTTGCGTCCAGGTTGCAAGGGCCTGTCCACCGACGCCTGTGTGCCGATTTCCCGCCTCGCCGAATGTGTCACCGAGACACAGAAGGACATTGAGGACAGCGGCTTGATCGGCCCTATCGTCGGCCATGTGGGCGACGGCAACTTCCATGTGCTTCTTGTGCTCGATCCTGACAATGCGGATGAGATCGAAAGTGCCGAAGCCTTCCTTCAGCGACTCGCCAAACGCTCGATCAGCATGGGCGGGACCTGCACCGGTGAACATGGGGTTGGGCAGGGCAAAATGAAGTATATGCTTGAGGAGTTCGGACCGGCTCTGCGATACATGGCCGCGATCAAACTGGCCTTTGATCCGAACAACATCATGAATCCGGGCAAGATTGTCCCGAAATTTGATTGA
- a CDS encoding AsmA family protein, with the protein MNSLYFTIGGTILLALIVALVGPLFVDWTSYRAAFERQATQVLGQPVQVLGDADMQILPLPRLHFESVHVGPEGEAPILVVDEFDIRIELLPLLQGKVEVVDMALQSPALKLKMDEKGRIAFRQDGGKLWELDLANIRLNDVRIKDGSISLEEMATGRKDEVQSLNGTLQARSLVGPYKIESSFQFNGQPYSLMLSTGSAGDDGMRVKSLLTPFNLPITLSLDGNVKSDEEGRYHYIGATRLANQIEGLEGVVPWELTGESDLTVSTLSMPAFEFSHGDVDQAFRLAGSGTIDFGSDPRFDIAVSSRQLDLDRTLGKGPDAPIDLQDGLRQMAGVLSEMPAPPMPGRVGFEVPGVILAGGIIRNFLLEADHGDKGWQVETLEADLPGQTRLAMSGLFSRVAEADGQGQASFKHAFDGVARIRSDQPDGFAKWWLKDGANVGRLVPFDLSGKLLVKPDEVAVSSMVLDLDGNAANGRIDWMLGDQDASGAASLAVDLKAGQLDLDAVQGIGELLLSNSRGRAAPLGDIHLDVETDKLIAGDFEGERLAAKLSIAEGGVDINRLVVEDFAGAYLSVTGNLDDLSGTPKGEILGELRAKDLTGLSSLASRLLPDNAAAKWFEKARSGLSPADVSFSIDAGTEDGNLKGKLSGLLGGGNASLDASLKGALSTWASEPLSVDLKLDNPDGRRLFNLVGLGEGFLELPALTSEITIDGSLNDGAKLKAKLSSEDGALDYEGSLSYADRVGWASKGGVTLTVGDLSPFLLGSGLYSGDFSNDLPLSLSASLDHSKDLTRIADIKGQWDGQPVVGALDFKTTLTDRDLSGSLEVGDLDGIWLGETVLGAGRLTSEGKSWPDGAFVAAIEGNDELPIKVSLDVKARSLSFAEPYVFQQPKFDLLWRQDSLNISNFEGLLAGGKTTGGLQLENVGGEGVVKSHFRVDGADLSPFIWARDGRAVANGTLDLNVTVESQGRSMAGLVSGLSGNGTFAIRDAVLQYVNPEAFEQVVRAVDAGLELKEAEIKQAFVAHMNAGSTRVSNLSGTFGIAGGALRANNMEAEAAILQSRGSVTIDLSARTINSDWSIKVEPNEEDAVTGAQPEVGLVFSGDLGAPQRIVDVAPFTGYLSIRAFEREVDRVERMQADILEKDRMRRLLRLYREQKRHREEAVAEAERVRIQAIEDEKLRAKAAEEARRKAAEEAALREAEAKRKAEEARKAKLEAERREAEARRLAEEQAKAEAARKAAEEKARREAEARRLAEEERKAEEVRQAAEEAARQEAAARFAEEQRKLEEAQKAAQERERLALEAQKRAEEEAAKAAAARAEAERLAEEARKAAEEAARQRAIEEQRRAEALARPGGIEFRRLDDLTPETNAGAIGSNAAVLPEADIPQPEADIPREAETFVSLPDRLFTLPRAPAERPRLLAPVSPITIPSRTIHNDLINELRSSPDRIIQLD; encoded by the coding sequence CTGAATAGTCTGTATTTCACCATCGGCGGTACCATCCTGCTGGCGTTGATCGTTGCGCTGGTCGGGCCGCTTTTTGTTGACTGGACGTCCTATCGCGCCGCCTTCGAACGGCAGGCGACCCAGGTGCTGGGACAGCCCGTGCAGGTGCTCGGCGATGCAGACATGCAGATCCTGCCACTTCCGCGCCTTCATTTCGAAAGTGTCCATGTCGGCCCCGAAGGTGAAGCCCCCATTCTGGTGGTTGACGAATTCGATATTCGCATCGAACTGCTGCCCTTGCTGCAGGGCAAAGTCGAAGTGGTTGATATGGCGCTGCAATCTCCTGCGCTCAAGCTGAAAATGGACGAGAAAGGCCGGATTGCCTTCCGTCAGGACGGCGGCAAGCTGTGGGAGCTGGATCTGGCGAACATCCGTCTCAACGATGTCCGGATCAAGGATGGCAGCATTTCGCTTGAAGAAATGGCGACGGGGCGCAAGGACGAAGTCCAGTCGCTCAACGGCACCCTTCAGGCGCGCAGCCTTGTTGGACCCTACAAGATTGAATCCTCCTTCCAGTTCAATGGCCAGCCCTATTCCCTGATGCTCTCGACGGGCTCTGCGGGCGACGATGGCATGCGCGTCAAGAGCCTGCTGACGCCGTTCAATCTGCCCATCACCCTGTCCCTTGATGGCAATGTGAAGTCGGATGAGGAGGGGCGTTATCACTATATCGGAGCGACGCGCCTCGCCAATCAGATCGAAGGGCTCGAAGGCGTGGTGCCATGGGAGCTGACCGGCGAGAGCGATCTCACCGTTTCGACCTTGTCTATGCCTGCGTTCGAATTCTCGCACGGCGATGTGGATCAGGCCTTTCGTCTGGCCGGGTCCGGAACAATCGATTTTGGATCTGATCCCCGCTTTGACATCGCGGTCAGCTCGCGTCAGCTGGATCTCGACCGGACGCTTGGAAAAGGTCCGGATGCGCCGATCGACCTGCAGGATGGTCTGCGCCAGATGGCTGGAGTGCTGAGCGAAATGCCTGCTCCGCCGATGCCCGGGCGGGTTGGATTTGAAGTACCCGGCGTCATTCTCGCCGGTGGCATTATCCGCAATTTCCTGCTCGAGGCCGATCATGGCGACAAGGGCTGGCAGGTTGAAACCCTTGAGGCTGATCTTCCCGGCCAGACCCGCCTTGCGATGTCCGGTCTATTTTCCCGTGTGGCCGAGGCCGATGGTCAGGGGCAGGCCAGCTTCAAGCATGCTTTTGATGGCGTGGCACGCATTCGCTCTGACCAGCCTGACGGCTTTGCCAAATGGTGGCTGAAGGATGGGGCCAATGTCGGTCGCCTTGTGCCATTCGATCTCAGTGGCAAGCTCTTGGTCAAGCCAGACGAGGTGGCCGTCTCGTCGATGGTGCTCGACCTTGACGGCAACGCCGCCAATGGACGGATCGACTGGATGCTGGGTGATCAGGATGCCTCAGGCGCTGCCTCACTAGCGGTCGATTTGAAGGCGGGGCAACTCGATCTCGATGCCGTTCAGGGCATTGGTGAATTGCTGCTCAGCAACTCGCGCGGACGGGCCGCTCCTCTTGGTGATATCCATCTCGATGTCGAGACCGACAAGCTGATCGCGGGCGACTTTGAAGGTGAACGCCTCGCCGCCAAGCTGAGCATTGCTGAGGGTGGCGTCGACATCAATCGTTTGGTGGTCGAGGATTTCGCAGGGGCCTATCTGTCTGTGACAGGCAATCTTGATGATCTGAGCGGCACGCCGAAGGGGGAAATCCTCGGAGAGCTGCGCGCCAAGGATCTCACCGGGCTATCCAGTCTGGCGTCGCGCTTGCTGCCGGACAATGCTGCTGCGAAATGGTTTGAGAAGGCGCGGTCTGGCCTGTCCCCTGCCGATGTGTCCTTCTCGATTGATGCGGGTACGGAAGACGGCAATCTCAAGGGCAAGTTGAGCGGCCTTCTGGGTGGCGGCAATGCGTCTCTTGACGCATCACTCAAGGGTGCGCTCTCGACGTGGGCGAGTGAGCCGCTTTCTGTCGATCTCAAGCTCGACAATCCGGATGGTCGCAGGCTGTTCAACCTTGTCGGGCTTGGTGAAGGTTTTCTCGAGCTGCCTGCTCTGACTTCGGAAATCACGATCGACGGGTCCTTGAACGATGGAGCCAAGCTGAAGGCAAAACTGTCCTCGGAAGACGGCGCCCTCGATTATGAAGGCTCTCTTTCCTACGCAGACAGAGTGGGCTGGGCGTCCAAAGGTGGCGTGACCCTTACCGTGGGTGACCTGTCCCCCTTCCTGTTGGGAAGCGGTCTTTATTCCGGCGACTTTTCCAATGACCTGCCCCTGTCGCTTTCCGCCTCGCTTGATCATTCCAAGGATCTGACGCGGATTGCCGACATCAAGGGGCAGTGGGATGGTCAGCCGGTGGTTGGTGCGCTTGATTTCAAAACGACACTCACGGATCGCGATCTGTCCGGCAGTCTGGAAGTTGGCGATCTTGACGGGATCTGGCTCGGGGAGACCGTGCTTGGTGCCGGTCGTCTGACATCGGAAGGCAAATCCTGGCCGGATGGGGCCTTTGTTGCGGCCATTGAGGGTAATGATGAGTTGCCGATCAAGGTTTCGCTCGATGTGAAGGCCCGCAGCCTGTCTTTTGCGGAGCCATATGTGTTCCAGCAGCCCAAGTTCGACCTGCTGTGGCGTCAGGACAGCCTCAACATCAGCAACTTCGAGGGCCTTCTTGCGGGCGGCAAGACCACGGGCGGGTTGCAGCTAGAGAATGTTGGCGGGGAGGGCGTTGTCAAATCGCACTTCCGCGTTGATGGTGCTGATCTCTCGCCTTTCATCTGGGCGCGGGATGGGCGGGCCGTTGCCAACGGGACGCTCGATCTCAATGTGACGGTGGAGAGTCAGGGCCGGTCGATGGCGGGGCTGGTATCGGGCCTGTCTGGCAACGGAACCTTCGCCATTCGTGATGCGGTGCTGCAATATGTCAATCCCGAGGCCTTCGAGCAGGTGGTGCGGGCGGTTGATGCCGGTCTTGAGCTGAAGGAAGCGGAAATCAAGCAGGCTTTCGTCGCGCATATGAATGCGGGCTCGACCAGAGTGTCGAACCTGTCGGGCACCTTTGGCATTGCCGGCGGGGCCTTGCGCGCCAACAATATGGAAGCCGAAGCGGCCATCCTGCAATCGCGCGGCAGTGTGACCATTGATCTTAGCGCCCGGACGATCAATTCGGACTGGTCGATCAAGGTCGAACCCAATGAAGAGGATGCCGTCACTGGTGCCCAGCCCGAAGTGGGGCTGGTTTTCTCAGGGGACCTTGGCGCACCTCAGCGGATTGTCGATGTCGCGCCCTTCACCGGCTATCTCTCCATTCGGGCCTTTGAGCGCGAGGTTGATCGCGTTGAGCGCATGCAGGCCGATATCCTCGAAAAGGACCGGATGCGTCGGTTGTTGCGGCTTTATCGTGAGCAGAAGAGGCATCGCGAAGAGGCAGTCGCCGAGGCTGAACGCGTCCGGATACAGGCGATAGAGGACGAGAAACTACGGGCGAAAGCTGCTGAGGAGGCCCGGCGGAAGGCTGCCGAAGAGGCCGCCTTGAGGGAGGCTGAGGCCAAACGCAAGGCCGAGGAAGCTCGCAAGGCGAAACTGGAAGCCGAACGCCGTGAAGCAGAGGCCAGACGCCTCGCCGAAGAACAGGCCAAGGCAGAAGCCGCGCGCAAAGCAGCTGAAGAGAAGGCCCGCCGCGAGGCGGAGGCTCGTCGTCTGGCAGAAGAAGAACGCAAAGCGGAAGAAGTTCGTCAGGCAGCCGAGGAAGCTGCCCGCCAGGAAGCGGCTGCCCGATTTGCCGAAGAACAGCGCAAGCTCGAAGAGGCCCAGAAGGCTGCTCAAGAACGGGAGCGGTTGGCGCTTGAAGCTCAGAAACGGGCCGAGGAAGAAGCCGCCAAAGCCGCCGCAGCTCGTGCTGAAGCCGAGCGTTTGGCAGAGGAGGCTCGCAAGGCAGCCGAGGAAGCGGCCCGTCAGCGTGCCATTGAGGAACAGCGCCGGGCAGAAGCCCTTGCGCGACCGGGCGGGATCGAGTTCCGCCGGCTCGATGATCTGACGCCGGAGACCAACGCGGGGGCCATTGGGTCGAACGCAGCTGTCCTGCCGGAGGCGGATATCCCGCAGCCGGAGGCTGACATTCCGCGCGAAGCAGAGACATTCGTATCGTTGCCTGATCGCCTGTTCACGTTGCCAAGAGCCCCGGCTGAGCGTCCTCGTCTGTTGGCGCCCGTCTCACCGATCACGATACCGAGCCGGACCATTCACAACGACCTCATAAACGAGCTGCGCAGCTCTCCGGACCGCATCATTCAGCTGGACTGA
- a CDS encoding chloride channel protein — MRWLNPLKLSQSWIEPNWRIYLQSQQPKLWFLAIIIGLMVSCAAILFRLGIGAVQWLWLGTNSENIVTAAHNTPDWIIIAAPTIGGLVVGIFLDRIHPIKRAEGVADVIEARAHNGKGLRLWQGIDSAAVTIVSLGSGASAGREGPIVHLGASLASLICRTFSLNPTSKKTLIACGVASAVSASFNAPIAGVLFAHEVILGHYALTAFVPIVLSSAFGTVLSRVYFGDIAAFNIPAYQITSYWEMPAFALLGLTCAIVAVLFQFSLMGTDWVARQIKIPLILRPVIGGFAVGCIALVFPEVLGVGYEATDKALHQQLPIALMFALIIAKTAATSITLASRFGGGIFSPSLYIGAMTGGTFGLIAAQVFPEMASSHGLYAILGMGAVAASVLGAPVSTTMIVFELTGGYALSIALLLTVSIATGITLALHGRSYFHWQLEMRGIFLHSGAHRFLVTQVTVAQFYKPLPKETSEEDRLLPEGTQTIRLMDNLEAALKQFDAVGGADIAVADPNREGYIIGWAQHVDALRHFNQMLIRTQEEEHR, encoded by the coding sequence ATGCGCTGGTTGAACCCGCTGAAATTGTCGCAAAGCTGGATTGAGCCCAACTGGCGCATCTACCTGCAGTCCCAACAGCCCAAACTCTGGTTTCTGGCTATCATCATCGGCCTGATGGTTTCCTGCGCCGCGATCCTATTCCGCCTCGGAATCGGCGCAGTCCAGTGGCTCTGGCTCGGCACGAACAGTGAAAACATCGTCACCGCCGCCCACAATACGCCGGACTGGATCATCATCGCGGCCCCCACCATCGGCGGTCTGGTCGTCGGGATCTTTCTTGACAGGATCCACCCGATCAAACGCGCCGAGGGCGTGGCAGACGTCATCGAGGCACGCGCCCACAACGGCAAGGGGCTGCGCCTCTGGCAGGGGATCGACAGCGCCGCAGTGACCATCGTCTCGCTCGGATCCGGTGCCAGTGCAGGCCGCGAAGGCCCGATCGTTCATCTCGGGGCGAGCCTTGCCAGCCTGATCTGCCGAACCTTCTCGCTCAATCCCACATCGAAGAAAACCCTCATCGCCTGTGGCGTGGCCAGCGCCGTGTCGGCGTCCTTCAACGCGCCAATCGCCGGTGTCCTCTTCGCCCACGAGGTCATTCTGGGCCACTATGCCCTCACCGCCTTCGTGCCCATCGTGCTGTCCTCGGCCTTTGGCACCGTGCTCTCACGGGTCTATTTCGGCGACATCGCCGCGTTCAACATTCCGGCCTATCAGATCACCTCCTATTGGGAGATGCCCGCCTTTGCCCTTTTGGGCTTGACTTGCGCCATTGTCGCCGTCTTGTTCCAGTTCAGCCTGATGGGTACCGACTGGGTCGCCCGGCAGATCAAGATACCGCTGATCCTGCGCCCCGTCATTGGCGGCTTTGCCGTCGGCTGCATTGCTCTTGTCTTCCCTGAAGTTTTGGGTGTCGGCTATGAGGCGACGGATAAGGCCCTGCACCAGCAGCTGCCCATCGCCCTGATGTTCGCGCTGATCATTGCCAAGACGGCAGCCACCTCCATCACGCTGGCCTCGCGTTTTGGTGGCGGCATTTTCTCGCCCTCGCTCTATATCGGCGCAATGACCGGCGGCACCTTCGGCCTCATCGCGGCTCAGGTCTTCCCAGAGATGGCCTCAAGCCACGGCCTTTACGCCATTCTGGGCATGGGAGCCGTCGCCGCCTCCGTCCTTGGCGCTCCGGTGTCCACAACGATGATCGTCTTCGAACTGACCGGTGGTTATGCCCTCTCGATCGCCCTGTTGCTCACCGTCTCGATTGCCACCGGCATCACCCTCGCCCTGCACGGCCGCTCCTATTTCCACTGGCAGTTGGAGATGCGCGGCATCTTCCTTCATTCCGGGGCGCATCGGTTCCTCGTCACACAGGTCACCGTGGCGCAATTCTACAAACCTTTGCCCAAGGAGACGAGCGAGGAAGACCGCCTGCTTCCCGAAGGCACTCAGACAATCCGCCTGATGGACAATCTCGAAGCGGCCCTCAAACAGTTCGATGCCGTGGGAGGAGCGGACATCGCGGTTGCCGATCCGAACAGGGAGGGTTACATCATCGGTTGGGCCCAGCACGTGGATGCCCTCCGGCACTTTAACCAGATGCTGATCCGCACCCAGGAAGAAGAGCACCGCTGA
- a CDS encoding ribbon-helix-helix domain-containing protein produces MKKHSVTISGHRTSISLEDEFWQGLKALAASRRKSLADIIRQIDRDRGPNNLSSAIRLTVLNHYKSQIPSSQTPS; encoded by the coding sequence ATGAAGAAGCACTCTGTCACCATTTCCGGCCACCGCACATCGATATCCCTTGAAGACGAATTCTGGCAGGGCCTCAAGGCACTCGCTGCAAGTCGCCGGAAATCTCTGGCCGACATCATCCGCCAGATCGACCGGGACCGTGGCCCCAACAATCTCTCCTCGGCCATCCGCCTGACGGTCCTCAATCACTACAAATCCCAGATCCCGAGCAGCCAGACGCCCTCATAG